A genomic segment from Bacteroidota bacterium encodes:
- a CDS encoding DUF2520 domain-containing protein, whose product MKITLLGNGKMANMLVQKLLQKSVNIELWGRDIQKVKSLFGSLPIQIIENLEVAGLESDVIILAVADSAIEEVANKLGNRDCLVIHTSGATSMDVLYKFKNSGVWWPPASVQMITADISEFAACVEANSKDNLQSIISFSEMIGIQNIFECDSFKRLQMHTAAVFANNFTTYIILRLREYCELHNIPIDIYKPMLKQAMGTFFENNPNNLTGPASRGDKLTLKKHIETLETETEMKNIYAFLTNSILAYKNFDFKIKDL is encoded by the coding sequence ATGAAAATCACCTTATTAGGCAACGGGAAAATGGCAAACATGCTAGTGCAAAAACTTTTGCAGAAGTCGGTGAACATTGAGCTATGGGGCAGAGATATACAAAAAGTGAAATCATTATTTGGGAGTTTGCCTATTCAAATTATTGAGAATTTGGAAGTGGCAGGACTAGAAAGTGATGTAATTATACTCGCAGTTGCCGATTCAGCCATTGAAGAAGTTGCAAATAAACTTGGCAACAGAGATTGTTTGGTGATACATACTTCGGGGGCAACGAGCATGGATGTATTATATAAATTTAAAAATAGTGGTGTGTGGTGGCCGCCAGCATCGGTGCAAATGATTACCGCTGATATATCTGAATTTGCGGCTTGTGTGGAAGCAAATAGTAAAGATAATTTGCAAAGTATTATATCTTTTTCTGAGATGATAGGCATACAAAATATATTTGAATGTGATAGTTTCAAACGTTTGCAAATGCACACTGCTGCGGTGTTTGCCAATAATTTTACTACTTATATTATATTGAGATTGCGTGAATATTGCGAGCTACATAATATTCCTATTGATATATATAAACCGATGCTGAAGCAAGCCATGGGGACTTTTTTCGAGAACAATCCCAATAATTTAACTGGGCCAGCATCACGAGGCGATAAGTTAACGCTTAAGAAACATATAGAAACTTTAGAAACCGAAACTGAGATGAAAAATATCTATGCTTTTTTAACTAATAGTATTTTAGCGTACAAGAATTTTGATTTCAAAATCAAGGACTTGTAA
- a CDS encoding glycosyltransferase family 4 protein: protein MKIKKKHIGIVVTKPPVYSEQFLKDKISGLLQSGYQVTVLSNAHIPHQKEYKIVYALSSQPILSILKSLLYNILRGLWFLPILFRYYRISRGEGNSWRKTGKYLISNYHILTQKIDWLHFEFSGLAYNREYVAKAIGCKMSLSIRGYDIAISPLKNSKVHSQVWKFTDKVHSISDDITHLAYQQGMPHNMQVNKIYPAIDTHSFSLKKNIGSISNPLKIVSVGRLHWKKGYNYTLLALKELKNNHIEFDYTIIGAGKAKEELIYIANLLELQNEINFVGEIQHSQIPTYLKQSDIFIQFSVQEGFSNAVLEAQSCGLLVVASDAEGLQENIIHNETGWIVKRRDFKGLYKQLNEIIMLPAEIRKQIAIHASERVKTDFDISLQNKLFDEFFA from the coding sequence TTGAAGATAAAAAAGAAACATATCGGCATAGTGGTAACCAAACCGCCCGTTTATTCAGAGCAATTTTTGAAAGACAAAATTAGTGGGTTGTTGCAATCGGGATATCAAGTAACGGTATTATCAAACGCACATATTCCGCACCAAAAAGAATATAAGATTGTATATGCCTTAAGTTCACAACCTATATTGTCAATATTGAAGAGTTTACTATATAATATCTTAAGAGGCCTGTGGTTTTTGCCCATATTATTTCGATATTATAGAATAAGCCGGGGAGAAGGTAATTCATGGAGAAAAACTGGGAAATATTTAATATCAAACTATCATATATTAACGCAAAAAATAGATTGGTTACATTTTGAATTTTCAGGATTGGCATATAATAGAGAATATGTGGCCAAAGCTATTGGGTGCAAAATGAGCTTGAGTATTAGAGGGTATGATATTGCGATATCGCCATTAAAAAATAGTAAAGTACACTCACAGGTTTGGAAATTCACCGATAAAGTTCATTCGATTTCTGATGATATTACCCATTTAGCTTACCAGCAAGGAATGCCTCATAATATGCAAGTAAATAAAATTTATCCAGCAATTGATACGCATTCTTTTTCACTGAAAAAGAATATCGGTAGCATTAGTAACCCACTTAAAATTGTCTCGGTGGGCAGGTTGCATTGGAAAAAAGGATATAATTATACACTTTTGGCCTTAAAAGAATTGAAGAATAATCATATAGAGTTTGACTATACCATTATCGGAGCTGGTAAGGCCAAAGAAGAATTAATATATATAGCTAATCTACTCGAATTACAAAATGAAATAAACTTTGTAGGCGAAATTCAACATTCTCAAATACCTACTTATTTAAAGCAATCGGATATTTTTATACAGTTCAGTGTACAGGAAGGTTTCAGCAATGCAGTACTTGAGGCACAATCATGCGGTTTATTAGTAGTTGCTTCTGACGCTGAAGGATTGCAAGAAAATATTATACATAACGAAACAGGTTGGATTGTGAAACGAAGAGATTTCAAAGGATTATATAAGCAACTCAATGAGATTATAATGTTACCCGCTGAAATCCGCAAACAGATTGCTATTCATGCATCTGAACGGGTAAAAACAGATTTTGATATTTCTTTACAAAACAAATTATTTGATGAATTCTTTGCCTGA
- a CDS encoding dipeptidase, which translates to MQTTQYLETNKQRFLDELFEILRIPSISADAAYSDDVHKTAEFVKDKLLAAGADKVEVCQTAGYPIVYGEKMIDPSLPTVLVYGHYDVQPAVPLELWETPPFEPTIRNERIYARGACDDKGQMYMHIKAFEAMMQTNTMACNMKFMIEGEEEVGSANLGIFCIANKERLKADVVLISDTSMLGNDTPSIDVGLRGLSYVEVEVTGPNKDLHSGVYGGAVANPINILAKMIAGMHDENNHITIPGFYDDVLEVSAEDRAELNKAPFDLEAYKKELGIAEVWGEKGYTTMERTGTRPTLDCNGIWGGYIGEGSKTVLPGKAFAKISMRLVPKQSSEKTTEMFTKYFESIAPKGVTVQVRPHHGGEPVLTPTDSIEFNAAAKAMETTFGKKPIPTRGGGSIPIVALFEKELGVKSVLMGFGLDIDALHSPNESYGLFNFYKGIETIPYFYKYYSEMKK; encoded by the coding sequence ATGCAAACCACCCAATATTTAGAAACCAACAAACAACGTTTCCTCGACGAACTTTTTGAAATACTTCGTATCCCATCCATCAGTGCTGACGCAGCATACAGTGACGATGTGCACAAGACTGCTGAATTTGTAAAAGATAAACTATTAGCCGCCGGTGCCGATAAAGTTGAAGTTTGTCAAACCGCTGGTTACCCCATTGTGTACGGTGAAAAAATGATAGACCCATCTTTGCCTACTGTATTAGTTTATGGTCATTATGATGTGCAACCAGCCGTTCCTTTGGAGCTTTGGGAAACACCTCCTTTCGAACCTACCATACGAAACGAACGCATTTATGCCCGCGGTGCCTGCGACGACAAAGGACAAATGTATATGCATATAAAAGCTTTTGAAGCCATGATGCAAACCAATACGATGGCATGCAATATGAAATTTATGATAGAAGGCGAAGAAGAAGTAGGCAGTGCAAACTTGGGAATATTTTGTATCGCAAATAAAGAAAGATTGAAAGCTGATGTAGTATTAATATCTGATACTTCTATGCTAGGCAACGATACCCCAAGTATTGATGTAGGCCTACGCGGACTAAGCTATGTAGAAGTAGAAGTAACAGGGCCTAACAAAGATTTGCATAGTGGTGTATATGGTGGTGCTGTTGCAAATCCAATTAATATATTGGCCAAAATGATTGCAGGTATGCACGATGAAAATAACCATATAACTATTCCCGGATTTTATGATGATGTATTAGAAGTTTCTGCAGAAGACAGGGCAGAATTAAATAAAGCTCCTTTCGATTTGGAAGCATATAAAAAAGAGTTGGGTATTGCTGAAGTATGGGGCGAAAAAGGATATACAACGATGGAACGCACTGGCACACGTCCTACTTTAGACTGTAATGGAATATGGGGTGGCTATATCGGTGAAGGTTCAAAAACTGTATTACCAGGAAAAGCATTCGCAAAAATTTCGATGCGTTTAGTTCCCAAACAAAGCAGTGAAAAAACTACCGAAATGTTTACCAAATATTTTGAAAGTATCGCTCCCAAAGGTGTTACCGTACAAGTTCGTCCACACCATGGTGGCGAGCCTGTCCTCACCCCTACCGACTCTATAGAATTTAACGCAGCAGCCAAAGCTATGGAAACTACCTTCGGCAAAAAACCTATACCAACTCGTGGTGGTGGTTCTATACCTATTGTAGCTTTGTTCGAAAAAGAATTGGGCGTAAAATCTGTATTGATGGGATTTGGTTTGGATATAGATGCATTGCACAGCCCCAACGAAAGTTATGGCTTGTTCAATTTCTATAAAGGTATTGAAACCATTCCTTATTTCTATAAGTATTATAGTGAGATGAAGAAGTAA
- a CDS encoding asparagine synthase-related protein translates to MQKNGIIPSNPLFYNIQNKTVLYTKDLPKHNGPYDYRAICIYAACGFFMDDDTYYTDIKYVKPASKYSINDGLITIEDKPYFEWYYKPRDITLGQAVEEFTELFHDILNTSTKNKKIILPLSGGLDSRTLAAGLKNHPHLWSYSYGFKGGIKETQYSNKIANAEKFAFKAYEIEEGYLWNSIEKLAVINGCMSEFTHARQMAVIDDVSKRGDAFVLGHWGDVLFDGMGVPDNLSFDEQVSILYKKVLKKGGRELGMELWRLWELEGDFDTYLKERLNSALDKIKIDNSNARIRAFKSTHWAPRWTSTNLQIFSRNSENILPYYNDRMCEFICGIPEDILCGRQVQIEYLKKYAPELAKIKWQAYDLNLYSYKRFYHWSNIPNRAYNKVCNIIQKPKILRNWELQFVGDKNEAKLHEYIYYKSLQPLVNENVVKKFEALFHHEPIKYSHALSMLLTLSLFTKLKES, encoded by the coding sequence TTGCAAAAAAACGGAATCATACCTTCAAATCCCTTGTTTTATAATATCCAAAATAAAACAGTATTATATACCAAAGATTTGCCTAAACATAATGGGCCTTATGATTATAGAGCTATATGCATTTATGCTGCTTGTGGTTTTTTTATGGATGATGATACATACTATACCGATATTAAGTATGTAAAGCCTGCTTCTAAATATTCGATAAATGATGGCCTTATAACCATAGAAGATAAACCCTATTTCGAGTGGTATTATAAACCACGAGATATCACTTTGGGCCAAGCTGTGGAAGAGTTTACTGAACTGTTTCACGATATATTAAATACAAGCACAAAAAATAAAAAAATCATACTTCCTTTGTCAGGGGGATTGGATAGCAGAACTTTGGCAGCGGGATTGAAAAACCACCCGCATCTTTGGAGTTATTCCTACGGATTTAAAGGGGGAATAAAAGAAACACAGTATAGCAATAAAATTGCAAATGCCGAAAAATTTGCCTTTAAAGCTTATGAAATAGAGGAAGGATATTTATGGAACTCGATAGAGAAATTGGCTGTGATAAATGGCTGTATGAGTGAGTTTACCCATGCACGACAGATGGCTGTGATTGATGATGTGAGTAAACGCGGCGATGCATTTGTGCTAGGGCATTGGGGTGATGTATTGTTTGATGGCATGGGTGTTCCTGATAATTTGAGTTTCGATGAACAGGTATCTATCTTATACAAAAAAGTATTGAAAAAAGGTGGAAGGGAATTGGGAATGGAACTTTGGCGTTTGTGGGAATTGGAAGGAGATTTCGATACGTATTTAAAAGAAAGACTCAATTCAGCTTTAGATAAAATAAAGATTGACAATTCAAACGCAAGAATACGTGCATTTAAATCTACACATTGGGCACCGAGATGGACAAGTACCAATTTGCAAATATTCTCCCGCAATAGCGAAAATATATTGCCCTATTATAATGACAGAATGTGCGAGTTTATTTGTGGAATCCCCGAGGACATTTTATGTGGAAGGCAAGTGCAAATCGAATATCTCAAAAAATATGCACCAGAATTGGCTAAAATAAAATGGCAAGCTTACGATTTGAATTTGTACAGTTATAAGCGTTTCTATCATTGGAGTAACATACCCAATAGGGCTTATAATAAAGTTTGCAATATAATTCAAAAGCCTAAAATTTTAAGGAATTGGGAATTGCAATTTGTAGGCGATAAAAATGAAGCTAAATTGCATGAATATATATATTATAAATCACTTCAGCCATTAGTCAACGAAAATGTGGTCAAAAAATTCGAAGCTTTATTCCACCACGAACCTATTAAATATTCGCATGCATTAAGTATGCTTTTAACGCTTTCCTTATTTACCAAGTTAAAAGAAAGTTAA
- a CDS encoding glycosyltransferase family 4 protein, whose translation MKIAIYANEIPSTVFIENLIKGLAERGHEIYVYGKYKKNPHYEKHRNIHILKEPISKIQMVFYALKYIFKFLFTAPKTLIYLLKTSKDKTYLSWIYRFNLYATIVHLEVAIFHIQWVNSIVYIDTLIENKLAKTVVSLRGTHLNVTPLYQEECKQSYVRLFPKIDGFHAVSHAIINEAKKYDATVEERAHVAYPAVTDSTLSKFTIAKKRNEGVFKVVSIGRHHWKKGYTYAFDAIKILKDNNIPVEYTIVAQGTLDERLLHQIKELEIQDCIIITGGLSHDKVLEKVQKSDVFLLPSLEEGVANVVLEAMAVGTIVVSSDCGGMLEVIKEGVNGYITKSGYAEQLAESLLKVYQLNEDESVKMITNAYETIVAKHTLNTQLNEMEILYQNVIQS comes from the coding sequence ATGAAAATTGCTATATATGCTAATGAAATACCGTCTACAGTATTTATAGAGAACTTGATAAAAGGTTTGGCAGAAAGAGGTCATGAGATTTATGTTTATGGCAAATATAAAAAGAATCCTCACTATGAAAAACATCGGAATATCCATATTTTAAAGGAACCCATTTCGAAAATACAAATGGTATTTTATGCCTTGAAATATATATTTAAGTTTTTGTTTACAGCTCCTAAAACACTGATTTATCTTTTAAAAACAAGCAAAGACAAAACATATTTATCATGGATTTATCGTTTTAACTTATATGCTACTATTGTTCACTTGGAGGTAGCTATTTTTCACATCCAATGGGTTAATTCTATTGTATATATTGATACATTGATAGAAAATAAATTAGCAAAAACTGTTGTTAGTTTAAGAGGGACACATCTAAATGTAACACCACTATACCAAGAAGAATGCAAACAAAGTTATGTTAGGTTATTTCCTAAAATAGATGGTTTTCATGCAGTATCGCATGCCATTATTAACGAAGCAAAAAAGTACGATGCTACTGTTGAGGAGCGGGCACATGTTGCCTACCCGGCAGTAACTGATTCTACCTTAAGCAAGTTCACGATTGCAAAAAAACGAAATGAAGGTGTTTTTAAAGTAGTATCTATAGGGAGGCACCATTGGAAGAAAGGATACACCTATGCATTTGATGCGATCAAGATTTTAAAAGACAATAATATTCCAGTGGAGTATACCATTGTGGCTCAAGGCACACTTGATGAACGGTTATTGCATCAAATAAAAGAACTGGAAATTCAGGATTGTATTATAATAACGGGAGGATTATCGCACGATAAAGTATTGGAAAAAGTACAGAAATCGGATGTGTTTTTGTTACCTAGCCTTGAAGAAGGTGTTGCCAATGTGGTACTTGAGGCTATGGCAGTAGGCACCATAGTGGTATCAAGCGATTGTGGAGGTATGCTTGAAGTAATAAAAGAAGGTGTAAATGGTTATATAACAAAGAGTGGATATGCAGAGCAGCTTGCGGAGTCACTACTAAAAGTATATCAGTTAAATGAAGATGAAAGCGTAAAAATGATTACGAATGCCTATGAAACCATTGTAGCAAAGCATACCCTCAATACACAATTGAACGAAATGGAGATATTATATCAAAATGTAATACAATCTTGA
- the lipB gene encoding lipoyl(octanoyl) transferase LipB → MNSLPDKQYIALSTYDHIPYSDAWKIQEDLFNNKVQSKIHNRTAAILEPISHDLILCTHPHVYTLGKSGLMKHLLLNNETLKQYDIEFFNTNRGGDITYHGPGQIVGYPILDLDQYYTDIGRYLRDLEEIIIRTIAHYNIIGARIPGLTGVWLDIDSDNPRKICAMGIRASRWITMHGFALNVNTDLSFFNHIVPCGITDKGVTSIEKETKKSVDEKEVQALIIKYFEEVFDSKVG, encoded by the coding sequence ATGAATTCTTTGCCTGATAAACAATATATAGCATTATCAACTTACGATCATATTCCCTACAGCGATGCATGGAAAATACAAGAGGATTTGTTCAATAATAAAGTACAGTCAAAAATACATAACCGCACTGCTGCAATACTAGAGCCTATTTCGCACGACTTAATACTTTGTACACATCCACATGTATATACATTGGGTAAAAGCGGGCTGATGAAACATTTATTATTGAATAATGAAACGCTAAAACAATATGATATAGAATTTTTTAATACCAACAGAGGTGGCGATATTACTTATCATGGGCCAGGACAAATAGTGGGCTATCCAATTTTAGACCTCGATCAGTATTATACCGATATTGGTCGGTACTTGCGTGATTTGGAAGAAATTATTATTAGAACTATTGCACATTATAATATAATAGGAGCTCGAATACCGGGGTTGACTGGCGTGTGGCTTGATATAGATTCGGATAACCCAAGAAAAATATGTGCGATGGGAATTAGGGCAAGTCGCTGGATTACGATGCATGGTTTTGCATTAAATGTAAACACCGATTTAAGTTTCTTCAATCACATAGTTCCTTGCGGCATTACCGATAAAGGCGTAACCTCTATTGAAAAAGAAACGAAAAAAAGTGTGGATGAAAAAGAGGTGCAGGCTCTCATCATTAAGTATTTCGAAGAAGTGTTTGATAGCAAGGTTGGCTGA
- a CDS encoding glycosyltransferase family 4 protein yields MQKKKTIGLVVAQPPIYTETFLLSKIQNLIDDGFTVIIFSNLNRKNNTNAPLYSSYTELRLFQLLYKVPYIALKIIQNFNTIVRYKKYIKELYPSTMAQFKNIFSNLHILFNPVNHIHFEFSVLAVGREYVAKAMQAKMTVSFRGYDVSISLLKNKGSFATVWKNVDGVHTISNDLVKRALKHGLNPNTPVTKIEPAIDLTNFAPTNITWGNVLNITTTGRVSWKKGYQYVFAALTLLKKENIDFIYHIIGGFEEPEKEEFIFLAHYYQLADYIIFHDKMGREELNAILDKTHIYLQYSVQEGFCNATLEAQAKGLLTIVSDAGGLPENVVNNKTGWVVAKRNPVALAAKIKELYDMPEDKKKEFSKNAILHVSQNFDIRKQQDLFREFFNIAT; encoded by the coding sequence TTGCAAAAGAAAAAAACTATAGGACTTGTGGTTGCTCAACCACCTATCTATACAGAAACGTTTCTGTTAAGCAAAATACAAAACCTTATTGACGATGGTTTTACAGTAATTATTTTTTCTAATTTAAACCGTAAGAATAATACAAATGCTCCACTATATAGCTCTTATACTGAGTTGCGGTTATTTCAATTATTGTATAAAGTACCCTATATCGCTTTAAAAATTATACAGAATTTCAACACCATTGTGCGATATAAAAAATATATAAAAGAGCTTTATCCATCAACTATGGCTCAATTCAAAAATATATTTTCCAATTTGCATATATTATTCAATCCTGTTAACCATATACATTTTGAATTTTCAGTATTAGCAGTAGGGCGTGAATATGTGGCAAAAGCAATGCAAGCTAAGATGACCGTGAGTTTCAGGGGATATGATGTAAGTATTTCCTTACTTAAAAACAAAGGTTCTTTTGCAACTGTTTGGAAAAATGTTGACGGTGTTCATACCATTAGCAATGATTTGGTAAAACGTGCTCTTAAACACGGTTTGAACCCTAATACACCGGTTACCAAAATTGAACCAGCTATTGATTTGACGAACTTTGCACCCACCAATATTACTTGGGGAAATGTATTAAATATTACTACAACGGGACGAGTATCGTGGAAGAAAGGCTACCAATATGTGTTTGCCGCTTTAACTTTGCTGAAGAAAGAAAATATTGATTTTATATATCATATTATTGGAGGGTTTGAAGAACCAGAAAAAGAAGAGTTCATTTTTTTAGCTCATTATTACCAATTGGCAGATTATATTATATTTCATGATAAAATGGGACGTGAAGAGCTGAATGCTATTTTGGATAAAACCCATATATACTTGCAGTACAGTGTGCAAGAAGGTTTTTGCAACGCTACATTAGAAGCACAGGCCAAAGGCTTACTTACCATAGTGTCCGACGCTGGTGGCTTGCCAGAGAATGTCGTGAATAACAAAACCGGTTGGGTGGTTGCAAAGAGAAATCCAGTTGCTTTGGCAGCTAAGATAAAGGAATTATATGATATGCCCGAAGATAAGAAAAAAGAATTCTCTAAGAATGCGATATTACATGTTTCTCAAAATTTTGATATAAGGAAGCAGCAGGATTTGTTCAGAGAATTTTTTAATATTGCAACTTGA
- a CDS encoding ATP-binding protein, with the protein MINRKISNKIKQLATKFPVITVTGPRQSGKSTLVKKLFSKLPYATLEDPDVRLLATNDPRGFLNNYPKGAILDEVQHVPQLFSYIQGIVDEKNKAGMFVLSGSQNFLLMENITQSLAGRTAICQLLPLSKSELQKAKIPTKDINELIYTGFYPRIYDKQIDPHDFYSGYVRTYLERDVRQIKNITDHSLFVKFLKMCAARVGSVLNLHSLANDCGISPNTAKAWLSILETGFIIHLLQPYHNNFSKRLMKSPKIYFYDTGLVCYLLGLDKADQVATHFLRGGLFENLVIADALKHYYNIGKQSPLYYWKDKTHKEIDIIIDKGNRKAIPIEIKSGETRTNDYFANFAYWNKVSDVKIPTNSVIYAGAKKVTTSAGTFVPFATYESLLK; encoded by the coding sequence ATGATAAATCGTAAGATAAGTAATAAAATCAAGCAGTTAGCTACCAAGTTTCCTGTTATTACGGTGACTGGGCCTAGGCAATCAGGTAAGAGTACGTTGGTAAAAAAGCTATTCTCAAAGCTCCCTTATGCTACGCTAGAAGACCCTGACGTGCGTTTGTTAGCTACAAACGATCCCAGAGGTTTTTTGAACAACTACCCCAAAGGAGCTATACTAGACGAAGTACAACATGTGCCACAATTGTTTTCTTATATACAAGGAATTGTAGACGAAAAAAACAAGGCAGGGATGTTTGTATTAAGTGGTTCTCAAAATTTTTTGTTGATGGAAAATATCACGCAAAGTTTGGCAGGTCGTACCGCAATTTGTCAATTATTACCATTAAGCAAAAGCGAATTGCAGAAAGCTAAAATACCTACAAAGGACATTAATGAACTTATATATACTGGTTTTTATCCTCGTATATATGATAAGCAAATTGACCCACATGATTTTTATTCGGGATATGTGCGTACTTATTTGGAAAGAGATGTACGGCAAATTAAAAATATTACTGACCATAGTTTGTTTGTGAAGTTTTTAAAAATGTGTGCAGCTCGTGTAGGCAGTGTTTTGAATTTACATAGCTTGGCCAATGATTGCGGCATCTCGCCCAATACTGCCAAAGCTTGGTTATCGATTTTGGAAACAGGTTTTATTATACATTTATTGCAGCCTTATCATAATAATTTTAGCAAAAGATTAATGAAAAGTCCCAAGATATATTTTTATGATACGGGCTTGGTTTGTTATTTATTGGGATTAGATAAAGCCGACCAAGTGGCTACTCATTTTTTGCGTGGTGGTTTGTTCGAAAACCTTGTAATTGCTGATGCTTTGAAACACTATTATAATATAGGAAAGCAATCACCATTATATTATTGGAAAGATAAAACACATAAAGAAATAGATATAATTATCGACAAAGGAAATAGAAAAGCTATACCTATTGAAATCAAATCTGGGGAAACAAGAACGAATGATTATTTTGCAAATTTTGCCTATTGGAATAAAGTTTCTGACGTAAAAATACCAACAAATTCGGTGATATATGCAGGGGCTAAAAAAGTGACAACTTCAGCGGGAACCTTTGTCCCGTTTGCCACTTACGAATCCTTATTGAAATAG
- a CDS encoding glycosyltransferase family 4 protein translates to MRISIFANEIPATVFIEDLITALASRGHEVFIYGKYIKNPHYDNYPNIHIVHKPKTQIKKILYALKYFFKLIFTKPKLLIHIIKISKVNSFIRWMQKFNMYITLYDWNLDIIHIQWAKSVTILDELIKDGKIKTVLSLRGTHINVSPIVNEKIKNEFEKLFPFINGFHGVSYAIISESQKYYHNLPNRSIVAYPSISKETYNLFNISQPSAINFNIISVGRFHHIKGFMYALDALKILIDEGIPVYYTLVAFGTLPEQLLFQIEDLDLHNHIRIIPSLPHDEVLAAIQNADVLLLSSIDEGIPNVIIEAMAVGTPVVSTDCSGIVEVIENGVNGIITKVCTPSSIAQGLTKVYNLTPSEREQMILKAREQLNVNHLQEMQLNNIEKLYDSVLNNWKETI, encoded by the coding sequence ATGAGAATTTCCATTTTTGCCAACGAAATACCCGCTACAGTTTTCATAGAAGATTTGATAACAGCACTTGCAAGTCGAGGCCATGAAGTTTTTATTTATGGCAAGTATATAAAAAACCCACATTACGATAATTACCCCAATATCCATATAGTTCATAAACCTAAAACGCAAATAAAAAAGATACTTTATGCCCTGAAGTATTTTTTTAAATTGATATTTACCAAGCCCAAATTATTAATTCATATTATTAAAATATCAAAAGTAAATTCCTTTATAAGGTGGATGCAAAAGTTTAATATGTATATTACTTTGTATGATTGGAATTTGGATATAATCCATATACAATGGGCTAAGTCTGTTACTATACTCGATGAATTGATAAAAGATGGAAAAATAAAAACAGTATTAAGTCTGCGAGGAACCCATATAAATGTTTCTCCCATTGTGAATGAGAAAATAAAAAACGAATTTGAAAAATTGTTCCCGTTCATAAATGGGTTTCATGGAGTTTCGTATGCAATAATTAGTGAATCTCAGAAGTATTATCATAACTTGCCCAATAGAAGTATAGTGGCCTATCCTTCAATATCAAAAGAAACATATAATTTATTTAATATTTCCCAACCTTCAGCAATAAATTTTAACATAATTTCGGTTGGTAGGTTTCATCATATTAAAGGATTTATGTATGCACTGGATGCACTTAAGATATTGATAGACGAAGGCATCCCAGTTTATTATACCCTCGTTGCTTTCGGCACATTGCCCGAACAATTATTATTTCAAATAGAAGACTTAGATTTACATAACCATATACGCATCATACCTAGCTTGCCCCACGATGAAGTATTGGCAGCAATACAAAATGCGGATGTATTGCTATTGTCAAGTATAGACGAAGGCATTCCCAATGTAATTATTGAAGCCATGGCAGTTGGTACACCGGTAGTATCAACTGATTGTAGCGGTATTGTTGAAGTAATTGAAAATGGTGTAAATGGTATTATTACGAAGGTTTGCACTCCTTCTTCAATTGCCCAGGGCTTAACAAAGGTGTATAATCTCACACCCAGCGAACGAGAGCAAATGATTTTGAAAGCCAGAGAGCAGCTAAATGTAAATCATTTGCAAGAAATGCAGTTAAATAATATTGAAAAGTTATATGATTCTGTACTGAACAATTGGAAAGAAACGATATGA